The Oryza glaberrima chromosome 5, OglaRS2, whole genome shotgun sequence DNA segment AGAGAAGAATACATACAATTTTCAAAAAGCTACGAGCTTCATGCAACTAAGCTAATTTGATTACCCACAGGCTCCTGTCCTGTGCTTTTATAAAGATTCAGTTTTATTTAAGTAGTAGTTTCTCATTTTTGTCACTCTTCTGATTatccatttatattttttcatttgGTTCTTTCCCTTTATGCAAAAGAATGCCATCACCCTTCTTCTTTTGGGCACACGCAGTTGGGATGGTAGTCTGGAGTTCCTGAAAATTATAGTATCCATATGATCCTATAGTTCATATAAGTGCTAAATATGGTCGATATGAAATAAGGTAGACGCACTACTTATGAACCATTTATTGAGTTGTGTTTGAAAGTCTGGCTTGTTacccttcaaaattcctaatgTTTCTTGCCTTCCAAAATTGTGTGTGCACAAGCTGCAAACCAAATGGGTTCTATACCCTGAATGTTGTGATAGCTGTCAATAACTGCTTCTAAGAAAATTGAGGCCGACTCTGACGAATTAGCTAGGTCTAGAAGTCCTAATTTCTCCCATAAGACTGTAGCAGCCTTGCATCATAGAATAATATGGTCTTCTGTTTCTATTGCTGGGCAGAGCAGATGTCACAGTGAGGGTTGTTGTCCCAGTTCTTATTTACCATGTTGCCTTTAGTGTTTAATTTATCCCTAAAAGCCACTAGTTACGAACCATGTACCAACATAAGCCACTTTGAGAAACCGTCTATGGTATCTTTATAGATAGCGGTGAGTCGGTCTATGTTACGAGGTTATGGATATGGTCTATGTTATGAGGTTATGGACATGACATTCTGTAGTAGTGTGATGTGATGCATATTTAACAGACAAATCATACGAGCATACAAGAAACACATGATACATGCACTACCTTGCACAACACTTGTAGCATCCCATGGTGATCTGATGGTATCTTTGCGCTTGGGGCAATGACGCAGCTAGTGGGGAAATTATTGTAGTCACACAAAATTGTTACACTGGGTTTAAAAACACAACCATTCTGACACATTATCCCAATGAAAACACAAGCACTCAGACATGGATTTTGGTTGGCACAAACACGAAAGGATGATGATAATGTTGGTGGTTAGAAAGAACCAAGCAAATGAAAACTCAAGCACTCAGACATGAATTTTGGTTGGGACAAACACAAAAAGATGATGCCTATATTGGTGGTCAAAAAGTACCAAGCAGATGACTGTTTTAAGCAATTAAAACAGATATGCGGCTTGCATGTTCTCCATAGCGGTATCTGTAAGAACAAGTAAGAAAGTCATTTTAGATGAAATCATAGCCAGCTTGGGAAATTTGACACATCATATTAAGTCTTTTACtgtttactacttcctccgtttcacaatgtaagtcattctagcatttcctacattcatattgttgttaatgaatctagatagatatatatgcctagattcattaacattaatatgaatgtggaaaatgctagaatgacttacattgtgaaacggagggagtacatggcaGAGCCCTTGACAATTGGCAGATTAAAGACAAACATTTAAGTTTGGATTTACGAATTCTCCTTGAGGAGTCTAAGTATGTTTGAACTGACATTTTGACTAAAAGGGCAAAAACAATACCTTCTTTCGAAATCGGGGATTTTCTTAAGCTTTTCTTGTAATTTAGTTGCGAGGGAAGAGATGCATTCGGTAGTTCTTTCCGTAGGAATCCCGATACCGCAGTGAAACAGCTTGAAGCTCTCAAGTTTTCTAGCAGTCCTTGCCACTTCATTCAGTTCCTCATATACTCCACATTGTAGGAGTATTTCCCAGTAGCTGTTGTTTTCTTCGACCATCCAAGTAATTAATTCAAGTGTGGATACCCTTATGCATGGAAAATCAGTACTTGGAGACATGTACACTTCTAATATCCTCTTAAGCTTCTTGATCAATGTGTCCGCAGTAAGATTGGCATATTTCAGTGCAGTGGAGAAATCACTTCTTTTGTTCGGGGACCTACAAATCTGCACTGCGAGGCCTATAAAGCTCTCTAGTACTTTGCCTTGTTtgatccacatgtcatccttcaCCTACATATATATCCAAAGAAAATTGTTTGTGAATTGGGAAGTTAGACTAGGTGCAAATGAAGTAGTCAGGAGGTAAGGGAAAACAACTACTATTTTCTTACATGGTCCAGATTTTCTGCTGATGATGGATCCTCCAAAGTTGCCACTGCATCTACGACTGCTTTGAGCACCTATATAATTCAATTTTCAGAGAGATATATTGATCGTTGTTACCATATTGCTTTAGTCAATGAATATAGTTGCGGGGAAGGAAAATGGTGATGATGCGTTAATTCTGAGcctatgcatatatacataatatatatattgagtAGACTACATCCAAAGAGAATGGCTAGAACTAAAACGAAATTACCTTTGGCAGTGCTGCATCTATCAATTTCATGTACTCATCAAATTCTTTTGGTCCTGAATAGGCACGCAAATTCTGCAGGAGTTTTGCATGCATACCTGTTGCCTGTTCTTCACCCTCAgccaatattatttttttgactctGCGCAATGTTTCTGGGTCCAGATTACGTCGTCCTTCAAATTGTGCCAGcgcccttctcttctctttgtcTCCATCTTGAGAAGAGAGTGCATTCACTATCTTGTTCAACTCTTCTTTATTGATCCCTTGTAGGAAAGCTTCAACATTGCTCGCACATTCTGTGGTGAGCAAAATTAATGCTTTAGCAGCTGCGTCAGAGTGATTCACCCGTGGCGCGAAAAGTGCATCTTCCACATCAAGGCTCTGTACAAAATTCCATATCCATGGCTGGTGAAGTTGATCAAAATCAAGTTCTTCAATGAAGGCTGAAATTGGTAGTGAAAAGCTTTGATCTTCCACGGTACGATTTTCCTCAATGAAAAGCTGGATTTGGTTTAACAATTGCTCATCACCAGTGCACTCCAGAACCAACAGCTTGGCAGCTACTTTAGTTATATTTACGTATGGTGTCTTGGAAAGTAGACAATCCTTAAGTTTCTTGATGATCTCAGGAAACTTGCCGATATATTCTCGGCCTTCCTTATCCACTGCTAAGCATGATATGACTCTTGTTGCCTGGACATGGTCCAAGATCATCCCAGTGTTGGTCAGGAAATGCACATGCTTTGATGTTTCTTTTCTGAGTTTCTCCCCAGCCTCATCCGGTGCAGCGACCAGCTTGCTCAAGATGTTGAGTGCCATGCCAACAATAATTTCTTGGTCAAGCTTGTCGATGAAAGGAAGAGGAATCTCGTTTTCTGTTTGAAGCAAAGGGATAATCTCCTGTTCAATCCAAGAATCAGAAATGGTACTAGTGTTACTCCTCATGCTGCGGCCATGACCATGACCATGACAACACGGGATGGTGAGGTCTATGATGGTGGACAATAGATCACCACCGCTCTCGTCGTTGGTGGCTTTCCTACAGTTTTCTGGGTTGTCCGTGAGCTTGTCCAGGATACGCAGGCCAAACCAGACCAAGTCAGAATCCATGTTGCACTTGCACACCCTCTTGTTGTTGGACTTGGATGTGCTGAGCAGGGAAGAAGATATGGCATAGAGGATCTGAGGATAACTCTGAACCAGAAGATCTGGACTAAGTTTCAGCACCACTCTTGCGGTATGGCCTCTgatatcctcctcctccgtggtCTTGTTTTTGTGGCTCTTGTCGTAACCTAGCATGTTAACCAGCTTCCCCAGCTCGTCGGGTTCCATGAAAGCTCGAAGCTTCCTAAGGGCTAGGCTTCTGAACTCCATCGACCTGAGGATGCGGTCCATGGCACCGACACCAAGTAACTTGTCATCGGCCATGTTGGATACCGCTAGATTCTTGGCGAAGGTGACCAGGTGCGTTTGCAAGGTTGCTTTCACATTCCCGGCAATGAATTCCAGGTAATTGCACCTCTTGTAATTCAAAATTATCTTGAGGCCGGAGGGGTCAAATAGTTTGTACTTGATCCCGGCATTGAACAGAAAATAATAGCTCAGTGGGTTGAGCAGTATGGTGACGAACATGATTCCCTGGGCAAACACCAAGCTGTAGAAGATGTTGAGGGACCACGTGATGTTCTGGTTTTGGTCATTCATGATGTCCCCGGGATTCAAGTAGTCTTGCTTCTTGAGACGCTTCCAGGATAGGGCTAAGACAGTGACCACAGCGGCCACCCTGGCCAACCACACGGCGGCAAGGATGGTCATCCCGAGCAAGGCTTGGCACCCATAGATGCTGCACaggtaccatattttctcctctttgtgccttcttcctcctctggtCCTTCTTGTGggttcttgctgctgctgctgtgttcC contains these protein-coding regions:
- the LOC127773168 gene encoding uncharacterized protein LOC127773168 isoform X1; translated protein: MDSSAADGETKEESKVKMLLPEDFLNTVLLCTAFLYKAMNTIGTLATIWATVVLLGGFSTLIKKKDFWYVTVIAFVQSIGFLGGYEDPAQQIFLRAPEALMKYKRTSTLKGLSWWRRRGTQQQQQEPTRRTRGGRRHKEEKIWYLCSIYGCQALLGMTILAAVWLARVAAVVTVLALSWKRLKKQDYLNPGDIMNDQNQNITWSLNIFYSLVFAQGIMFVTILLNPLSYYFLFNAGIKYKLFDPSGLKIILNYKRCNYLEFIAGNVKATLQTHLVTFAKNLAVSNMADDKLLGVGAMDRILRSMEFRSLALRKLRAFMEPDELGKLVNMLGYDKSHKNKTTEEEDIRGHTARVVLKLSPDLLVQSYPQILYAISSSLLSTSKSNNKRVCKCNMDSDLVWFGLRILDKLTDNPENCRKATNDESGGDLLSTIIDLTIPCCHGHGHGRSMRSNTSTISDSWIEQEIIPLLQTENEIPLPFIDKLDQEIIVGMALNILSKLVAAPDEAGEKLRKETSKHVHFLTNTGMILDHVQATRVISCLAVDKEGREYIGKFPEIIKKLKDCLLSKTPYVNITKVAAKLLVLECTGDEQLLNQIQLFIEENRTVEDQSFSLPISAFIEELDFDQLHQPWIWNFVQSLDVEDALFAPRVNHSDAAAKALILLTTECASNVEAFLQGINKEELNKIVNALSSQDGDKEKRRALAQFEGRRNLDPETLRRVKKIILAEGEEQATGMHAKLLQNLRAYSGPKEFDEYMKLIDAALPKVLKAVVDAVATLEDPSSAENLDHVKDDMWIKQGKVLESFIGLAVQICRSPNKRSDFSTALKYANLTADTLIKKLKRILEVYMSPSTDFPCIRVSTLELITWMVEENNSYWEILLQCGVYEELNEVARTARKLESFKLFHCGIGIPTERTTECISSLATKLQEKLKKIPDFERRYCFCPFSQNVSSNILRLLKENS
- the LOC127773168 gene encoding uncharacterized protein LOC127773168 isoform X2, translated to MDSSAADGETKEESKVKMLLPEDFLNTVLLCTAFLYKAMNTIGTLATIWATVVLLGGFSTLIKKKDFWYVTVIAFVQSIGFLGGYEDPAQQIFLRAPEALMKYKRTSTLKGLSWWRRRGTQQQQQEPTRRTRGGRRHKEEKIWYLCSIYGCQALLGMTILAAVWLARVAAVVTVLALSWKRLKKQDYLNPGDIMNDQNQNITWSLNIFYSLVFAQGIMFVTILLNPLSYYFLFNAGIKYKLFDPSGLKIILNYKRCNYLEFIAGNVKATLQTHLVTFAKNLAVSNMADDKLLGVGAMDRILRSMEFRSLALRKLRAFMEPDELGKLVNMLGYDKSHKNKTTEEEDIRGHTARVVLKLSPDLLVQSYPQILYAISSSLLSTSKSNNKRVCKCNMDSDLVWFGLRILDKLTDNPENCRKATNDESGGDLLSTIIDLTIPCCHGHGHGRSMRSNTSTISDSWIEQEIIPLLQTENEIPLPFIDKLDQEIIVGMALNILSKLVAAPDEAGEKLRKETSKHVHFLTNTGMILDHVQATRVISCLAVDKEGREYIGKFPEIIKKLKDCLLSKTPYVNITKVAAKLLVLECTGDEQLLNQIQLFIEENRTVEDQSFSLPISAFIEELDFDQLHQPWIWNFVQSLDVEDALFAPRVNHSDAAAKALILLTTECASNVEAFLQGINKEELNKIVNALSSQDGDKEKRRALAQFEGRRNLDPETLRRVKKIILAEGEEQATGMHAKLLQNLRAYSGPKEFDEYMKLIDAALPKVLKAVVDAVATLEDPSSAENLDHVKDDMWIKQGKVLESFIGLAVQICRSPNKRSDFSTALKYANLTADTLIKKLKRILEVYMSPSTDFPCIRVSTLELITWMVEENNSYWEILLQCGVYEELNEVARTARKLESFKLFHCGIGIPTERTTECISSLATKLQEKLKKIPDFERRYRYGEHASRISVLIA